Proteins encoded by one window of Vitis vinifera cultivar Pinot Noir 40024 chromosome 10, ASM3070453v1:
- the LOC100264003 gene encoding stigma-specific STIG1-like protein 1, which translates to MKSLKLVILMLALLLVMAAVRSVSSAEEEDFMFDLDQDDSIAAEAENSDQLPLLESEQPISLRGTSRFLTEAARIKVTCDKYPTVCRAKGSAGKYCCKKKCVNVRTDRLNCGACGKKCRYSEICCKGECVNPSSDRRNCGGCGKKCKKGSLCVHGMCSYS; encoded by the coding sequence ATGAAGTCCCTAAAGCTCGTTATTCTCATGCTGGCCCTGCTCTTGGTCATGGCTGCTGTACGTTCAGTCTCATCAGCTGAAGAAGAAGacttcatgtttgatctagACCAGGATGACAGCATCGCTGCTGAAGCTGAAAATTCTGATCAACTTCCATTACTTGAAAGCGAGCAGCCGATATCGCTTAGGGGGACTAGCCGCTTTCTGACGGAGGCGGCCCGGATCAAGGTGACGTGCGACAAGTACCCTACAGTATGCCGAGCCAAGGGAAGTGCAGGGAAGTACTGCTGCAAGAAGAAGTGTGTGAATGTGAGGACGGACAGGCTCAACTGTGGGGCGTGTGGGAAGAAGTGTAGGTACTCTGAGATTTGCTGCAAAGGGGAGTGCGTCAACCCTTCTTCAGACAGGAGGAATTGTGGGGGCTGCGGCAAGAAGTGTAAGAAAGGGAGTCTCTGCGTGCATGGGATGTGCAGCTACTCGTAG